The window CTGCAGAGCAATATTATTAAAGAACCAGTTCGAATTTTTCTTCGGAATCATCTCTGTCTTTGCGATCGAGAAGCAGTCCGAGGATTTTTTCAAGAAGGCGTAATCCGCCTTTATAACCCACGGTAGGAAAGTACTGATGGCCCTGACGGTCTACGATGGGAAATCCCCAGCGTAGGAAAGGTACGTCTTCGTCTCTGGCGATGTACTTGCCGTATGTGTTACCGATGAGCAGATCAACAGGCTCATTTTTGATCCACTGGTGCAGAAGGAACATGTCACCTTTGGCTTTAACTTTGACTTCGAATGGCATATCTTTGGTGATTTCTTTAATGCGTTTTTCGAATTTTTTACCGGGAGTTCCGGTAACCACGTACACAGGGCACATGTCGATAGAGCAAAGAAATTCCACCATAGATATAAGCTGATCAGGGTCGCCGTAGATGGCTACGCGTTTACCGTAGAAGTACTGGTGCATGTCAGAGATCAGGTCCACCAGCTGTCCACGTTCAAAAGAGATGGAATCAGGAATGGACACTCCTGCAACGGTGCGCAGTACATCAATAAAACGGTCTGTTGCACTTAATCCGAAAGGCATATCAAGTACTGTGCAAGGCACTTTGTGCTTGGAATCCAGCCAGCGGGCAGCGTCAGCAGAGCACCATTCGCCAAGGGCAAGAGTTCCGATTGCTTTACTTGTTTCTTTGAGTTCTTTTACGGTTACGCCGCCGTCAGGGAACATTTTATATTCGCCGCTCAAAGGACCGTTTAAAACTCCTGAAGTGTCAGGAAAGAGAGTTATATCTACGCCGATAAGAGAAGATAGGCGCTTAATCTCTTCCATATCGCAAGGTTCAACCCAGCCTGGAATGATGTTTACTTTGCCGTTCTTTTCAGAAGTAGGCTCGGCAAGCTGAGCCATGGCTTTAACCATATTTGAAAAACCAGTGACATGAGAACCTACGTAACTTGGAGTAGGTGCGCCGATCATGGTTTTCCCTTCTGGAATCTTGCCTTCTTTTATTGCTTTGGTTCTGATCTGGTTGAGGTCATCACCGATTGTTTCGGAAAGGCAGGTAGTGTGGACCGCAATAACTTCAGGATCATAAACTGTGAAGATATTGTTGATAGCCTGCAGCAGGTTAGCCTGCCCGCCAAAGACGGATGCGCCTTCGGTGAATGAACTTGTAGCTGCAGAAACAGGCTCTTTGTAATGTCTGGTCAACATTGATCTGTGATAAGCACAGCAACCCTGTGAACCATGTGAATGTGGCAGACAGCCATGGATGCCCAGTGCTGCATACATGGCACCGATGGGCTGGCAGGTTTTTGCCGGGTTGATTACAAGTGACTTACGGTCTTTGATTTCTGTGGGGGTGTGTCTGAGTAACATATCTATTTCTCCTTACTCCCACACAAAAGTGGCTGTGAGTTCAGGGTTTTCCTGCCAGGGGGCTTTCATGTAGCTCCAGACTTTACTACCAACAAGACGGTCAATTTCTTTGTAGAAGTTGATTGCGCCCTGAAAGCCTGCATAGGGGCCGCCTGAGTCGTAACTGTGAAGCTGTTTCATAGGTACGCCAAGTTTCTGGATAGAGTATTTTTCTTTAATACCGGCGCAGAAGAGATCCGGTTTCATGAGTTCAACCAGTTTTTCAGCTTCGTACTGGTTCAAGTCGTCAACAATGATAGTTCCTTTATCCATGTCCGGATTAAGTCCTTCGTAGTGCTTGAACTGAAAACCAGACTCTTCAAGGGCTTTGATTTCTTCAGGGGTTTTACGGGCACGATAAAGAGCTTCATCTGCTTCGACTTCGATTTCTTCAATGTTCCTGGAGTCCGCATCAACCTTGATATCAGGGATAACATCACGGCCTTCGTAGTCATCGCGATGACCGAATTCGTAACCTGCGGAAATGGTTTTCATGCCCATTTCATTGAAGAGATCCTGATAGTGATGGGCACGTGAGCCGCCGACAAACATCATTGCAGTCTTGCCCTCAGTGCGGCTGCGCACGTCTGCTGCAACAGCTTCAACTTCTGGCAGTTCTTCAGCAATTACTTCGTTAATTCTGTCGATAAGTTTTTTATCACCAAAGTATTCGCCTATTTTACGCAGGGACTTAGCTGTTGAGGTTGCGCCGATGAAGTTAACTTTAATCCATGGAATACCGTATTTGGTTTCCAGCATGTCAGCCACATAGTTGATGGAGCGGTGACACATTACGCAGCTGAGGTCCGCATGCTGTGCAGAAGCAAACTGGTCGTATGTGGAGTTACCGGAAAATGTGGCAAGGTTGGTGATACCGCATTTTTTAAAGATGCGATCAATCTCAAAACCGTCACCACCAATGTTGTATTCACCAAGAAGGTTGATTTTATATTCGCCTTCTTTAGGTTCAGTGTTTTCACCAACCAGATGGGTGAAAACCTGATTGTTAGCAATATGGTGACCGGCAGACTGGGAAACTCCTTTGTATCCTTCACAAGAGAATCCGAATACGTTGCAGTCACCGAACTTGGCTTTCATCTTCCTTGCAACAGCGTGAATATCATCTCCGATAAGTCCGACAGGACAGGTGGAGAAGATACAGATGCCTTTTGGATGAAATAGGTCATATGCTTCCTGAATGGCGGCTTCGAGTTTTTTCTCACCGCCGAAAATGATGTCCTGATCCTGCATGTCTGTTGAAAAACAGTAAGGCATATAATTTTCGCCATCAGGACCTGCGGAGGTCTGGTTGCGGCGTGTCAGCCAGGAGTAGAATCCACAGCCGATAGGACCGTGGGTAATATTTACGATATCGCGGGTAGGGCCCATGATAACGCCCTTACAACCTGCGTAGGTACAGCCGCGCATGGTTATGATGCCGGGGATTGTACGGACGTTGGCAACTATTTCCGGCGGAGCTTCACTTTCTGTTGCCTCGTTGATCATTATCTGTTTGGCGCGTTTGCGGGCTACTTTCGGCGGATACTTTTTAAGGAGTTCTTCCTTGATATCCGCTGGGTCCCACTGCACCACTTTCTTCGTAGTACTCATTGTCTATTTCTCCTCTACTTGGTGCTAGATGATGGACTTTTCGCCTGTTTCGCCTGTTCTGACTCTTACGGAGTCTCCAATGGAGCTGACGAAAATTTTACCGTCACCGGGTTTTCCGCTCTGATTGGCCTTGATAATGGCCTCGACCACACTGTCTACAGCATCATCTGGAACTACTGCAGTTACAATGCGTTTGGGATAGAGTTTGCCTTTTTCCCCGAGCACGGCAGCAGCTTCTTCGTAGCCCGATTCAACACCTTCAAGGACGGATGGATTAACAAATCCTTTTCCGCGGCCCTGAGCCTCATGTGCGAAGAAAGCATCTATGCCTGCTTCTGTGAGGGCTTTTTTGGTGCGGTTCATCATATTCATCCGCACAACTGCGATGATTTCCTTCATGCTACGCCTCCTCTGCAGGGGCTGCTTCATTTACGCCGGAGCTGATGGTGTAGACATCATCCACATCGGTAACAAATATTTTACCGTCGCCGAATGCGCCTTTTGCACCTGAACGGGCTGCGTCCATGATGGTGCTGATTACAAAATCTTTATCAGCAGCTTTAACTACGCTCATGAGCATGGTTTTAGGGATTTCATCATAGGTTACTTCGCCGATCTTGATGCCGCGCTGTTTACCGCGGCCTGCTACAGAGTATTTGGTTACGGCTGGAAAGCCGTTGTCCATAAGTGCTGCGAGGACGTCATCTGCTTTTTCCGGTCTTACAATTGCTCTCACCATGATCATCATTTGCTTCTCTCCTTGTGTGCTGTGTGTGCTTTTTTATTGAGAAATTAAACTTCCATCAGACCGTAATCGAGCAGAAGCTGTTCAAGTTCTTCGATTTCAAGAGGGGAGGGGACAACGAACATTTTATTTTCATCAATGGCTGTTGCCAGTCCACGATATTTGGCAGCCTGTGGAACGGTGTCGTCCCATTCAATAACTGTTTTACGGTTGATTTCAGCGCGCTGAACGTCATTGTCGCGGGGAACAAAGTAAATCATCTGTGTTCCGAGCTTTTTAGCGAGCTCTTCAATCATTTCCTTTTCGTTATCAACATTACGGGAATTACAGATCAGGCCGCCGAGGCGAACTCCGCCGGATTCAGCATATTTCATAATACCTTTGCAGATATTGTTAGCTGCATACATAGCCATCATTTCACCTGAGCAGACAATGTAAATTTCTTCAGCTTTACCGTCACGGATAGGCATTGCAAATCCACCACAAACAACGTCACCAAGAACATCGTAGAATGCGTAGTCAAGACCTTCTGATTCTTCGTATGCACCGAGGTTCTCAAGCATGTTGATGGAAGTTATGATTCCGCGTCCTGCACATCCTACTCCCGGCTCAGGTCCACCGGATTCAACACACCATGTGTCTCCGAAACCAGGCTTACGGATATCCTCAAGCTCAACATCTTCACCTTCTTCACGCAGAGTATCGAGAACTGATTTCTGAGCCAGTCCGCCCAGCAGCAGGCGGGTTGAGTCAGCCTTAGGGTCACAACCGACAACCATGACTTTACGGCCCATTGTTGCGAGACCTGCTACGGTGTTCTGAGTTGTTGTGGATTTACCTATTCCGCCTTTTCCGTAGATTGCTACCTTTCTCATAATTTCCTCCATGGGGTTTGGATTGTTTTTGTTGATGCTGACTCTCATAAGGCAAGGTATGTGCCAAAACTCTATATCTGTTATAAAGTGTTGGTATAAAAGAAGAAAGTTGCTTAAATTGATTTGTTGATCAGCCTACGAAAAGTGTAGGTAAATACTGTGTGTAGGTACGAAAAGTGTAGGAAGCTACATTTTTGTATGTTGTTGGTAATAGGGATTGATATAGAGTTTTTATATTAAATTAAGGTATATAAAAGGGCGATGAGAATTGGCATCAATTGTGCTTTATTGGGAGTATAGGTTTTTAATCCCAACGGAGTTTGAAAAATGCTGATAGATACTACTCTTCGTGAAGGCGCGCAGTTATTCGGAGCTTACTTTAATTTAGAAACTCGTAAGCGCATTGCATCATCACTTATTAAAATAGGTGTGGATGAAATTGAGCTGGGATGGGTAGGACAAGAGAAACTTTCTGAACTCGTACAGTATGTCAGCTCCATTGCAGAAGATACGGTCTTGAGTGTTTGGTCTCCATGCAGGGAAAAAGATATTCTTGCTGCTGCCGAATTATCAGTTGATCGTATCAATATTGGAGTTCCTGTTTCAGATCTACATATCGAAAAAAGGCTATCAACTGATCGTAAAGCTCTGCTTCATAAAATTTCGGCTGCTGTCCGCACTGCAAAGGCTGTAGGCTTTAAGTACGTCTCCGTGGGCATGGAAGATGTTTCGAGAGCGGATATTGATTTCGCTCTGACAACGGCGCTTCTTGCCAAAGCTTGTGGAGCTTCCAGAATCAGGCTTTCTGATTCGCTTGGACAACTGACTCCTCGAGCCATGGAAAAGCTGGTCACTAAATTTCGGTCTCAGATAAATATAGATATTGCAGTTCACTGTCATGATGATTTCGGTATGGCCACAGCCAATGCAGTTACAGCTCTTGAATCAGGAGCTATGTATGCTGACTGTTCCGTGCTGGGGATAGGTGAACGTGCAGGTATTGCTGTCACAGAAGAGCTGGTGGCATGGCTGGCTCTACGTGACAGTAATGACCGTTATTCAACAAAAGTTTTAAAAGATGTTTGTTTGATGGTATCGGCCGCTTCAAAAGTTCATGTGCCTCGTACCAAGGCTGTAGTCGGAACTGATATTTTTGCCTGTGAATCAGGTTTGCATACTCACGCACTCAGTAAGCTTCCGGAACTTTTTGAACCGTACAATCCAGAGTCCGTCGGAATTTTCCGTAAATTGGCTGTGGGAGGAAAAAGCGGTAAAGCTGCTGTGCGCTCTGCTCTTGATGATTGCGGAGTAGATTGCGCTGCAACAGATCTTACAACTCTTACCGAAGCTGTACGGCAGCTTTCCTGCCGTTTGGAACGTCCTCTGACCCGTAGTGAATTTTTGAAGCTTAATGATGAAGAGGTGCTCTCATGATTAGACGTGTTCTGCTTATATCTTTCTGGATAGCTATTATGGTCAGACCCGTCTATTCCTCTGACGCTGTGTTTTTCTATCAATTCAGCTGTGGAAGTAATTCCGGCGCGGTATTGAAAAATATTTCATCCATATTTCAGGATGGTTGCCCTGCCGCAAAGATGAAATTATCTCTGAATATTTTAAACACAGGCGGATAATAAAGATGAGTAATATAGATTTAACAGCACTTGCGGTAACATTAAAGCTGGCTCTTATTGTAACCCCTGTACTTTTAATTATATGCCTGCCTGTTGCATATATGCTTGCTAAAGGTAACATTCGCGGCAAACATTTTATTGAGGCCGCGTGTAATCTGCCCATGGTTCTGCCACCAACAGTGCTGGGCTTCGGTCTGCTTATGATCATGGGACCATATTCCCTGCTGGGTACAGGTTGGAAGGCATTGACCGGGGGAAGTTTAACATTCTCTTTTGCAGGGCTTGTTTTCGGTTCTCTTATATACAGCCTTCCCTTTGGGATATTACCTCTGAGAGCCGCTCTTGAAAAGGTTGACGATGGGATTATCGAAGGCGCTAGAGCGCTGGGTATGAATGCATTTCAGGCTTTTATTTTTGTGACCCTTCCTAATGCGATTGGTGGATTAACTGCTTCTGCTGCACTGATCTTTGCTCATACTGTTGGAGAATTCGGAGTAGCCCTGATGATTGGAGGATCTATTCCGGGTGAAACCAAGGTTGTTTCTATTGCGATTTATGAACAGGCTGAAATGCTTGATTACGGAGCTGCCGGATTACTCTGTCTGATTTTACTGGTTGTCAGCTACGGTGCTCTGTTGATTATAGGAAAGAATTCTGGAGGAGGGCCTGCCTTTTTCAGCAGTCGATGCTGTGAACACAAGCCTTCTGACTATAGAGAACTTAAATATTTAAAAGAGGAAGACTCTATTTCTCTTGGTGTTAGGAGAGCTGTAAATGAAATTATGCAGAACTGATTTTGGTGATATCCCTGTGTCAGGTGCGGTTGAAAACTATCCAGATGGTAGTATTCGGTCCTGTTCTCCATCCACGGAGTGCTTCTTAACAACTGAGGCTGGGGAACTCATCCCCCAGTATTCCACTGATGATCTCAGGCGTAAAACTGTGCAGGCTGTACATTTTTATGAAAACGGTAAACTAAAATCTCTGCCACTTGAGATGAAGACTCCGGTATTTACTCCAGCCGGTATTGTCTCAGCAGAAATGGTAACATTTTATGAGAGTGGAAAAGTAAAACGGGTATTTCCTCTTAACGGAAAGCTTTCCGGATACTGGGCGCAGGAAGATGAGGAAGGGCTGGCTGAAATTTTGACTCTGGATACTCCATGCGGACCGATTTCTGCCAAGGTTATCAGCATGTGTTTTTATGAAAGTGGACGCTTGCGGTCTCTTACCCTGTGGCCCGGTGATAAGATAAACGTATCAACTCCATCCGGTGTTATAAAAACTCGTGTCGGTCTCAGTTTTAGTTCTAATGGCAAAATAAAATCCTTGGAACCTGCCGAACCTGTATCAGTTAAAACTTTCATTGGAGATATAACTGCTTATGATCCGGACGCTGTAGGTATTAATGGTGATGCAAACTCGCTAACATTTGGCGAAAATGGCGAAGTAACCAAAGTCGTAACAACTTTAACATCCATCATCGCTACTCATCATTCCGGGCGTGAGTTGACTTTTATTCCTGAGTATAGAGAGTCTCTATGCGGTGATGGTGAAAGGGAGGTTATCCCGATGTATATAAGTTTTGATAACAGTGGTGTCTCTATCTGCTCTGGAGTTGATTCAGATCCGGTATATCTAGATTTTAGTGAGCATGAATTTAGAACTCAGCCATTTTTGCCTCAGCTGGATAATTTGTTCGGTGCATTAAGGTGTTCCGTATAATTTAAAGAACGTCACTGGTAGTATTTTGTATTCAGCTTTTATTTATTCAACCTTAATGTCTTTTGTGATAAATATCTTGCATTATGGTGCTTAAATAAAAAGACTACTTTTTTAAAATGTAGTCTTTTTATTTATGTCCATTCTTAAAAAATGTATCTCTAAGTTCATAAACACTATTTATACGTAACATCCGTCCTGTTACAGTCATTTTGTATATAAAAGTGTATTCATTTAAATTTGTGAAAAATATAACCATCTCAAAAATAAAAATATTAATGTAATAGCTGTTGACGCAGCATTTAAAAGCCTATAGCTACACCATCCCTGACCATGGTTTTTGCCTCTATGCATATCATTTCGGTGCCTCTGCTTTTATGCCTCGTTCTGTTTATCATAAGTAACATTTATAAATTTTAGCCAATCAAAAGGGAGCTCTCTTCCGAGCTGACCTTTTGGTATGGTCCGGTTATGCACTTTGTATTGATCGTGCAATCAATTTTTGTAGTTCTCTAGTAATTGAGTTGTTCTGTAACTGATTATATTTATTAAAAAAGGAAAGAAATAATGGATGCAAGCTGCGCTATCGTGCCCAGTTCAAAAGGTTCTGTTCAAAGTGATATCTTTTCAGGTCTTACCGTTGCTCTGGCATTAGTGCCGGAGGCTGTAGCCTTTTCATTTGTGGCTGGAGTTTCGCCTATTGTAGGACTTTACGGTGCATTTATGATGTGCCTGATTACAGCTGTTCTCGGAGGGCGTCCGGGCATGATTTCAGGCGCTACAGGAGCCATGGCTGTGGTTATGGTCAATCTGGTTATGGAAGGTAATGCTCTTGGTGGTCCAGGATCACAACTCGGCGTGCAGTATTTGTTTTTTACTTTGCTTTTAGTTGGTATACTTCAAGCTCTTGCCGGAATTTTTAGGTTGGGCAAGTTTATCAGAATGGTTCCCCGCTCTGTCATGATGGGCTTTGTAAACGGGCTTGCCATTGTAATTTTTCTTTCACAGTTGAAGATGTTCAAGGCAGACGGTCATTGGATACAGGGTGATTCTTTATTCATAATGCTCGGACTTGTCGCTCTGACCATGGCAATTCTGCTTGCTGTTCCTAAAATATATAAAAAAGCACCCGGAGCATTAGTCGCAATTCTCAGTGTTTCAGCTTTGGTTATTTTTGCAAGGATCGATACTGCAACAGTTTTATCATTTATTCAGTCAAACGGTGGAAGTGGAATCAAAGCCGGATTACCGTCTTTCGCAATTCCTCAGGTTCCATTTACATGGGAAACCATGGTTTTTATTTTTCCATACGCATTAATCCTCGCAGCAATTGGGCTTATCGAATCTCTTATGACTTTGAGCCTGATTGATGAACTTACTGATACTCACGGGAATGGCAACAGAGAATGCATGGCGCAGGGGCTGGCGAACTTTGTTAACGGACTGTTTGGAGGAATGGGCGGCTGTGCAATGATCGGTCAAAGTATGATCAATATTACTTCCGGCGGGCGGGGTAGACTCTCCGGTATTGTGGCAGCATCTGCTTTGCTGTTTTTTATTCTTTTTACTTCCAGCTACATTGAAGTGGTGCCAATAGCTGCTCTCGTAGGGGTTATGTTCATTGTTGTGATCAAGACTTTTGCGTGGAGTACCTTTAATATTATGAACAAAATTCCCAAATGGGATGTGATCGTCATTCTATTGGTAACATTCTTGACTGTTCAATATGATCTTGCTGTGGCTGTAATTTGCGGAGTGATTATTTCAGCTGTTATTTTTGCCTGGGAGAACGCTCTTCGTATTCGTGCCCGTAAAATGGTGGATGAGCACGGCATCAAACATTATCAGATTTACGGTCCACTGTTCTTTGGCTCTACAACGCTGTTTATGAGCAAGTTCGACGTGAAAAATGATCCGCAGGAAGTCATAATTGATTTTGAGGAGTCACGTATTATGGATCAATCGGCAATTGAGATTATTAATAAAGTTGCTGAAATGTATCAACGCTCCGGTAAAACCATTCATTTATGGCATCTTAGTAAAGACTGCGTGCGTTTGATCAAAAAAGCAGAAAAAATATGCGTAGTAAATGTTCTGGCCGATCCTGATTACTTTGTCAGTATCGATGATTATCATAAGTTTAAAGCTAATGTGTAATTTTTAAGAATCAGTATTTAATATGGGGGATGCATTTAATTATGCATCCTTTTTTTATATAAAACCATTTTTACCATTAATAGACAGGTTGTCTGTTTCTTTATGATGATATATGCAGGGTAAAACTATAATTGGTTGTAATTTAGTTAAGAACACTGACGGGTTATATTTTGTGGAGATGATGAGATGGTCGGATTTAAAAAAAATATGATTGACAAAAATCAGTCCGCGTTAAAACTGGCGAATATTTTACTGTTTATAATCTTGTTTCTTGTAATGGCTGGTTGCGGCTTGAAACGTAACGCAATCCCTGTTGAGCTTCAAAGCGAGGCCACAGTAGTCGGTTACAAATATATACGTTTTTATGGAGATACTACTCCGGAAAACATGGATAAAATGATGAGTACGTGGGCAGACCTGAGTAAGCAGGCTGAGCGCACTCCAAATATTAATTTTCTAAGTTTATCCGGTGGAGGTGCTGATGGAGCTTTTGGCGCAGGTTTTTTGTCCGGGTGGACAGCTAGAGGTGACCGTCCTAAATTTAATATTGTTACTGGAGTAAGTACCGGAGCTTTGATAGCTCCGTTTGCATTCATGGGCGAGGAATACGATCCTTTTATAAAGTTGTTTTACACGACTTTTTCCACAAAAGATCTGGTTACTCCCCGGCCATATGCCTCAGCCATTTCAGGAGACTCTATATACAGTACTAGGCCATTGAGGGAAGCTTTAAAGAAATATGTTTCAGATGAATTGATTGTCAAGATTGCCGCTGAGCATCGCAATGGAAGAAGGCTGTTTATCGGTACAACCAATCTTGATGCTATGCGTCCAGTATACTGGGATATCGGAGAGATTGCTCAGTATAAAACCAAGGAAGCATACCAGCTTATTCGGGATGTGATTCTTGCTTCTGCTTCCGTTCCGGTCGCTTTTCCTCCAGTATATTTTAAGGTTCAGGCAAGAGGCCATCTTTATGATGAAATGCATGTTGATGGAGGTGTATCAAATCAGGTTTTTTCATATCCTCCGAGTATCCACCTTGCTGATGAATTGAAAAAAATAGGTGAGACACGAAAAATTACACTCTATGTAATCAGAAATGATGCTCTTATATCAGAAGGGCAGCAGATTGATCCATATCTGGCCGGAATTGCAGCACGCTCCATGGCCGGGCTCATTCGCAATCAGGGGATAGGAGATTTATACAGAATTTTTTATACAGCTCAGCGGGATAGAGTCGATTTTAAACTTGCTTTTATTCCCCCTGAATATAATGAGGAATCAGACGAATTGTTCAGCCCTGTTTATATGCGTAATTTATTTGAATTAGGTTATAAAATGGCAAAGAGTGATCATCCTTGGCATGCATCACCTCCGTCCTGTGTCGGGCGTGAAAACTATTAGTCCAAGTTGCTTCTTCTTTGTGCGGTTTTTTATAAAAACTGGTTTTAGCTTTTTTAGATCAGCATATTACAGACTTCATTAAATGTGTTTTTTTTAGTAAACTACGCACATGATGAATAATAAAGACATGTAGCTGTTAACTGTGATATTTGTATATTTATGGAGATAGAAGGAAGTTTATCCCTGTAAAATATACTATGACCGTTTGTCTTGAAGCTGTTCTTTCGGGGAGAAGGAGGACCTATATTCGTATAGAAAAGGTCAAAAAAGTAACCTAATAATTAATTTAAGCCTAAATAAAAAAATCAGTCTTCATCGTGAAGCAGGTTCTCCATTTAAGCATTATTTTTAGGTGGAGGGCTGGAGCATATTATATGTCGAATTTTCTAATAGTTCATATTGCTACGTCCACAGCAGGCTACCTTGTCTTTGCTATTGCATTCGTGATTGCCTGTCTTTTTATTTATCGGGAAAAAACAATCAAAAGCAAAAATGTGAATCTTAAAGAGAGATTTTCTTTCAGTCTCGATATACTGGATAAGTACATGTTTACTGCTCTTACAGTTGGTTTTATTCTGCTGTCGATAGGAATCCCGACAGGAGCTCTGCTTCAGAGAAAGATGTTCGGGAGCATAAATATGTTCTCACCACGGTTAGCAATTCCATCAGTGTTATGGTTGTTTTACCTGATTATTATTTATGCCCGTTATAGATCCGGTTATCGGGGCCGGATTACCTCTTATCTGGTTATTTTTGGAGGATGCTGCACCATGCTTTCTCTGTTTTATGAATTGTACAGAGTTAATTTGTAGATATTGTTTTTATGAATTTAATAAAAAAGGCATTCAAATTTGAATGCCTTTTTTATTTTGTCTGTCCCGTCCTGAAATCGGTTTAGCTGTTGTCTTTTAGATCTTGAACGATTCGTTGCATTTCGGATATCTGCTCAGCAAGTGAGTCCAGGGTTGTTGCAAATTCACGTGTACCACTTGCCGTTTCAATCGTTATCTGGTTGATCTCATCGATAGCGTTGTTGATTTCTTCCGATGTTGCAGACTGCTGCTCGGCTGCTGTGGCAATGCTATGAATTTGAGTTGCACTCTCTTCTGCTCTCACGACGATGTCATGCAGCATTTCTCCAGAGCTGCTTGAGAAATCCGTAGCTTCTTGAATGCGCTTAAAAACATTTTCCATTGAGGTGATGTTTTCTCCTGCAA of the Maridesulfovibrio zosterae DSM 11974 genome contains:
- the modB gene encoding molybdate ABC transporter permease subunit, which produces MSNIDLTALAVTLKLALIVTPVLLIICLPVAYMLAKGNIRGKHFIEAACNLPMVLPPTVLGFGLLMIMGPYSLLGTGWKALTGGSLTFSFAGLVFGSLIYSLPFGILPLRAALEKVDDGIIEGARALGMNAFQAFIFVTLPNAIGGLTASAALIFAHTVGEFGVALMIGGSIPGETKVVSIAIYEQAEMLDYGAAGLLCLILLVVSYGALLIIGKNSGGGPAFFSSRCCEHKPSDYRELKYLKEEDSISLGVRRAVNEIMQN
- the nifD gene encoding nitrogenase molybdenum-iron protein alpha chain, which encodes MSTTKKVVQWDPADIKEELLKKYPPKVARKRAKQIMINEATESEAPPEIVANVRTIPGIITMRGCTYAGCKGVIMGPTRDIVNITHGPIGCGFYSWLTRRNQTSAGPDGENYMPYCFSTDMQDQDIIFGGEKKLEAAIQEAYDLFHPKGICIFSTCPVGLIGDDIHAVARKMKAKFGDCNVFGFSCEGYKGVSQSAGHHIANNQVFTHLVGENTEPKEGEYKINLLGEYNIGGDGFEIDRIFKKCGITNLATFSGNSTYDQFASAQHADLSCVMCHRSINYVADMLETKYGIPWIKVNFIGATSTAKSLRKIGEYFGDKKLIDRINEVIAEELPEVEAVAADVRSRTEGKTAMMFVGGSRAHHYQDLFNEMGMKTISAGYEFGHRDDYEGRDVIPDIKVDADSRNIEEIEVEADEALYRARKTPEEIKALEESGFQFKHYEGLNPDMDKGTIIVDDLNQYEAEKLVELMKPDLFCAGIKEKYSIQKLGVPMKQLHSYDSGGPYAGFQGAINFYKEIDRLVGSKVWSYMKAPWQENPELTATFVWE
- a CDS encoding SulP family inorganic anion transporter, with amino-acid sequence MDASCAIVPSSKGSVQSDIFSGLTVALALVPEAVAFSFVAGVSPIVGLYGAFMMCLITAVLGGRPGMISGATGAMAVVMVNLVMEGNALGGPGSQLGVQYLFFTLLLVGILQALAGIFRLGKFIRMVPRSVMMGFVNGLAIVIFLSQLKMFKADGHWIQGDSLFIMLGLVALTMAILLAVPKIYKKAPGALVAILSVSALVIFARIDTATVLSFIQSNGGSGIKAGLPSFAIPQVPFTWETMVFIFPYALILAAIGLIESLMTLSLIDELTDTHGNGNRECMAQGLANFVNGLFGGMGGCAMIGQSMINITSGGRGRLSGIVAASALLFFILFTSSYIEVVPIAALVGVMFIVVIKTFAWSTFNIMNKIPKWDVIVILLVTFLTVQYDLAVAVICGVIISAVIFAWENALRIRARKMVDEHGIKHYQIYGPLFFGSTTLFMSKFDVKNDPQEVIIDFEESRIMDQSAIEIINKVAEMYQRSGKTIHLWHLSKDCVRLIKKAEKICVVNVLADPDYFVSIDDYHKFKANV
- the nifH gene encoding nitrogenase iron protein; amino-acid sequence: MRKVAIYGKGGIGKSTTTQNTVAGLATMGRKVMVVGCDPKADSTRLLLGGLAQKSVLDTLREEGEDVELEDIRKPGFGDTWCVESGGPEPGVGCAGRGIITSINMLENLGAYEESEGLDYAFYDVLGDVVCGGFAMPIRDGKAEEIYIVCSGEMMAMYAANNICKGIMKYAESGGVRLGGLICNSRNVDNEKEMIEELAKKLGTQMIYFVPRDNDVQRAEINRKTVIEWDDTVPQAAKYRGLATAIDENKMFVVPSPLEIEELEQLLLDYGLMEV
- a CDS encoding P-II family nitrogen regulator; this encodes MKEIIAVVRMNMMNRTKKALTEAGIDAFFAHEAQGRGKGFVNPSVLEGVESGYEEAAAVLGEKGKLYPKRIVTAVVPDDAVDSVVEAIIKANQSGKPGDGKIFVSSIGDSVRVRTGETGEKSII
- a CDS encoding LeuA family protein; the protein is MLIDTTLREGAQLFGAYFNLETRKRIASSLIKIGVDEIELGWVGQEKLSELVQYVSSIAEDTVLSVWSPCREKDILAAAELSVDRINIGVPVSDLHIEKRLSTDRKALLHKISAAVRTAKAVGFKYVSVGMEDVSRADIDFALTTALLAKACGASRIRLSDSLGQLTPRAMEKLVTKFRSQINIDIAVHCHDDFGMATANAVTALESGAMYADCSVLGIGERAGIAVTEELVAWLALRDSNDRYSTKVLKDVCLMVSAASKVHVPRTKAVVGTDIFACESGLHTHALSKLPELFEPYNPESVGIFRKLAVGGKSGKAAVRSALDDCGVDCAATDLTTLTEAVRQLSCRLERPLTRSEFLKLNDEEVLS
- a CDS encoding P-II family nitrogen regulator, yielding MMIMVRAIVRPEKADDVLAALMDNGFPAVTKYSVAGRGKQRGIKIGEVTYDEIPKTMLMSVVKAADKDFVISTIMDAARSGAKGAFGDGKIFVTDVDDVYTISSGVNEAAPAEEA
- the nifK gene encoding nitrogenase molybdenum-iron protein subunit beta, whose amino-acid sequence is MLLRHTPTEIKDRKSLVINPAKTCQPIGAMYAALGIHGCLPHSHGSQGCCAYHRSMLTRHYKEPVSAATSSFTEGASVFGGQANLLQAINNIFTVYDPEVIAVHTTCLSETIGDDLNQIRTKAIKEGKIPEGKTMIGAPTPSYVGSHVTGFSNMVKAMAQLAEPTSEKNGKVNIIPGWVEPCDMEEIKRLSSLIGVDITLFPDTSGVLNGPLSGEYKMFPDGGVTVKELKETSKAIGTLALGEWCSADAARWLDSKHKVPCTVLDMPFGLSATDRFIDVLRTVAGVSIPDSISFERGQLVDLISDMHQYFYGKRVAIYGDPDQLISMVEFLCSIDMCPVYVVTGTPGKKFEKRIKEITKDMPFEVKVKAKGDMFLLHQWIKNEPVDLLIGNTYGKYIARDEDVPFLRWGFPIVDRQGHQYFPTVGYKGGLRLLEKILGLLLDRKDRDDSEEKFELVL